The following nucleotide sequence is from Cellulosilyticum sp. I15G10I2.
CCTCATCAAACTGTGCGGCAACAATATCATATTTTATATAAAGTGAACTTTGTCTTTTAGCATGAATTTCTTCTATTTCATCTAAAAAAATATCATTTTTAAAAGCTTGCTTCATATACTCTGTTAATTGCTTTTGAGATGTGATACGATAATCATCTGCACCATTTTTAACAACCTCTCCCATATCCACATCTATATACAAAACGCTTTTGATGCGGGGATATAAGCTAAGTACTTTATTATAGATAACGTGCAGTTTATTTTGTGCATCATTAAGCGTGTACGTATGATCTATTGTTGAAAAATGTGAAATAGCAAGTCCAGAAATCATCATAGGCTTCGACTTTTGAAAATTTTTGTACCAAAAATCAATATCCTCTATATAGGTTGATTCGTAGGGGAGCTTATCTTTATATCTTGGAATATATATATTTATACCTACCCAGTCTACAAGCTCCTCTCCCGGATAATATAACGGCATATCATAGAGCCTACTACTATCTACACTCCATACTATAACTGCATCATCTAGGTATTTATGAATAATTTCATGCGCTCTTTGGAAAGTTTCTTTATAGACAATAGGCTGCGATATCTTACTTGTTAGTGGAAATAGTTCTATAAAAATTGGGACACTGTAAGATGCATTAATATCTGAAATCATACGATAAAGAGAAGTTAAATCAAAATCATTGCCTAAAAGAAGTTTAATATAAGGAACTTTTCTTTGCGCCATACACTTTAAAATTTCTTGTGAAGAAAGCCCTTCTCCCATTGTATATTGAAAGACTTTAAATGTCTGGCGCTGACCTACAATTTTTTCAAATGTAGTAATATCACCCTCAATATTTTTATTTTTTTCAACGTAAGCGCCTAAATAAACGCCTTCTTCTGGTTCATACAAACCAAGCTTAATATTCTGTTTGATATAAAGCTCTATAGGCGTATTTTTTTTGCTTTGTTCATTAACACTTACTGGATTATCGTTGTATTTATTTTCCTCTGTACATCCTGTAAAACTTATTAAAAGTATCAGAAGCATAAAAAGAATAATTCCTTTAGAGATAATTTTTTTCATCATGATCACCTCATAGGAATTATGGTCAATTTATGTTATTTATATACAGGTTAAGCCTCATTTAAGTACTTTTGCAGGGTTTTTAAATAATGAATATACCTGCCGCCTTCAATAGGTATTAAGTAGTTCCTATCAAATAAATCATAGGCTATAGACTTTTTACCCCCTCTAACCGCATTTTCATAATAAGTGTCCAATGTTGTAATATCAATAAAGAAATATTCTTCATGCTTTTTAAAATAGACTACCAGGAAAGCCTCTCCTCCTTGTTTTTTAAAATCTTTCATGAAATCTATCTGATGCTTATGGATATTATTAATGGGCAAAAAATTCTTACTTGTTTCTTTAGCATCAAAACATATAGCTATCCCTTGGATAACCCCCACATAGTCAACGGTACTTTTCTGTTCAAAGTAAGCAAGGGTAATAACTCTTTTTTCTTTATCAATTGTAATTGGTTTAATGGGCGTCGGAATTTTCTGTACAACACCGAGGTTTTTCTGCCGATATAATTCATTAGTGATATTAACCATTTCTTCAAGTCCGCTACCTCTTAGGCCTCTCGTATTCCAATATCCCATTATTTTTCCTCTTTTCTTGATTTTTTGTAAAATATTGGTTAAAATTAATTAAGCAGTTTATACTTCATTTTAGGGGGGATTTTATTGAGTTATTTGTTTTTTTTAATATATTGTATAAAGACTAAGTTTAGATTCTTTTTATGGTCAAATGAAAAGAAAGCTATCATTTTAGAAAAATATAAACTCTACTTTTGGGCTGGTATTTTTTATAAGGAACTTAAAAACTATTCTAAAGCTGCTGATTGCTTTGAACTTGCCCATGCCTATCCTCACCTTATCCTAGTTTATCAAAAATTAGGCTTATATTCAAAGGCCATTGAACTCGCCGATCAAAAAAAATACTATAAAAAAGGTGCATTGCTCTGTGAAAAAATAAAAAATGTGAAAAAGGCTGCCTACTTTTATGCCTATTTCAAACCCTTATATGCAGCAAGACTTTATAAAAATGAGCAGTTTTTCTATGAAGCAGGTCAGTGCTATCTTAATGCCCATCAGTATTCAAGTGCCCTTGAATGCTTCAGCTATTGTAAAGACAGCTCCAAAAAAAATGAGGGCCTTAGACAACTTGAAGAATTTTCCACTGTACTATATTTTACGAAACACTATGAAGACGCTTTTAAATTATTTGTTAAATTGCGTGATTATTACTCTGCTCTCGAATGTGCAAAAAAACTAAAGATAGATACTCTTATTCGTCAAATGCATCTTTTAATAAGCAGTTTTGAAGCAGAAAATAAAAATTATATTTTAGCTGCAAAATATATCGAACCTTATGATAAAAATAAAGCGCTTCTTTACTATTATCTCGGACAAGCAAAATCAGAAGCAATTCGCGTATTACTGGAGCTTAATAATTATGAAAAGGCTTTTAACCTATGTATTCATCATAATGATCTAGACTTAGCTTATAAACTTGCTACAGCCTACCATATTCCCCTTACTCCCGCTTTAAATTAGCTCCAATATAAAAGGTTATAGCTAGTTTAAAGCTTAGCTATAACCTATAAAAGACTTTCTCCTTTACATATTTTTGAATAAGCAGGAGGAGCTGGAACTGTAAAAACCCTGTTTTGCAGATAAGAAAAAGGCCCTGTACAAAGTTCAAATTTTATCTTGTAAGCACATAAGATTTGATACTTCAAATCATATCTATCTTTAAAATATTTATTCTCTAAGGCATCCCCATATTTAGGGTCTCCAATGATCGGATGTCCTATTTGGCTTAGATGTGCTCGTATTTGATGGGTCTTTCCTGTTACGAGCTGAACTTCAACTAATGTATATCTGCCATTTGTCTTAAGCGGTAAAATTCTTGTTTCTACAGGTTTAGCGCCCTCTACAAAATGGTTAGAAATGCTTACTTCATTTTTGCCTTCTTGTTTGAAATGATAACCTTTTAAAATAATAGGGGATGTTATCATCCCTAGCACAATACTCATATAATACTTGGAAATCTGCTTAGTTTTGAGCATCTGACTCA
It contains:
- a CDS encoding glycosyl hydrolase, whose product is MKKIISKGIILFMLLILLISFTGCTEENKYNDNPVSVNEQSKKNTPIELYIKQNIKLGLYEPEEGVYLGAYVEKNKNIEGDITTFEKIVGQRQTFKVFQYTMGEGLSSQEILKCMAQRKVPYIKLLLGNDFDLTSLYRMISDINASYSVPIFIELFPLTSKISQPIVYKETFQRAHEIIHKYLDDAVIVWSVDSSRLYDMPLYYPGEELVDWVGINIYIPRYKDKLPYESTYIEDIDFWYKNFQKSKPMMISGLAISHFSTIDHTYTLNDAQNKLHVIYNKVLSLYPRIKSVLYIDVDMGEVVKNGADDYRITSQKQLTEYMKQAFKNDIFLDEIEEIHAKRQSSLYIKYDIVAAQFDEDLYLSKQYMSTFFKKVPLSKIGMIEDLNGEKFYKLDDVKAYNDFYYNR
- a CDS encoding Holliday junction resolvase RecU encodes the protein MGYWNTRGLRGSGLEEMVNITNELYRQKNLGVVQKIPTPIKPITIDKEKRVITLAYFEQKSTVDYVGVIQGIAICFDAKETSKNFLPINNIHKHQIDFMKDFKKQGGEAFLVVYFKKHEEYFFIDITTLDTYYENAVRGGKKSIAYDLFDRNYLIPIEGGRYIHYLKTLQKYLNEA